From the genome of Zalophus californianus isolate mZalCal1 chromosome 6, mZalCal1.pri.v2, whole genome shotgun sequence, one region includes:
- the CSK gene encoding tyrosine-protein kinase CSK, with protein sequence MSAIQAAWPSGTECIAKYNFHGTAEQDLPFCKGDVLTIVAVTKDPNWYKAKNKVGREGIIPANYVQKREGVKAGTKLSLMPWFHGKITREQAERLLCPPETGLFLVRESTNYPGDYTLCVSCDGKVEHYRIMYHASKLSIDEEVYFENLMQLVEHYTSDADGLCTRLIKPKVMEGTVAAQDEFFRSGWALNMKDLKLLQTIGKGEFGDVMLGDYRGNKVAVKCIKNDATAQAFLAEASVMTQLRHSNLVQLLGVIVEEKGGLYIVTEYMAKGSLVDYLRSRGRSVLSGDCLLKFSLDVCEAMEYLEGNNFVHRDLAARNVLVSEDNVAKVSDFGLTKEASSTQDTGKLPVKWTAPEALREKKFSTKSDVWSFGILLWEIYSFGRVPYPRIPLKDVVPRVEKGYKMDAPDGCPPAVYEVMKNCWHLDAAARPSFLQLREQLEHIKTHELHL encoded by the exons ATGTCAGCAATCCAG GCCGCCTGGCCATCCGGTACAGAATGCATTGCCAAGTACAACTTCCACGGCACTGCCGAGCAGGACCTGCCCTTCTGCAAAGGAGACGTGCTCACCATTGTGGCGGTCACCAAG GACCCAAACTGGTACAAAGCCAAGAACAAGGTGGGCCGTGAGGGCATCATCCCAGCCAACTATGTCCAGAAGCGGGAGGGCGTGAAGGCCGGCACCAAGCTCAGCCTCATGCC CTGGTTCCATGGCAAGATCACACGGGAGCAGGCAGAGCGGCTTCTGTGCCCACCGGAGACAGGCCTGTTCCTGGTGCGGGAGAGCACCAACTACCCCGGGGACTATACGCTGTGTGTGAGCTGTGACGGCAAGGTGGAGCACTACCGCATCATGTACCACGCCAGCAAGCTCAGCATCGATGAGGAGGTGTACTTCGAGAACCTTATGCAGCTGGTAGAG CACTACACCTCAGACGCAGACGGGCTCTGTACTCGGCTCATCAAGCCAAAGGTCATGGAGGGCACAGTGGCAGCCCAGGATGAGTTCTTCCGCA gcGGCTGGGCACTGAACATGAAGGACCTGAAGCTGCTGCAGACCATTGGGAAGGGGGAGTTTGGAG ACGTGATGCTCGGTGATTACCGAGGGAACAAAGTCGCCGTCAAGTGTATTAAAAATGACGCCACTGCCCAGGCCTTCCTGGCTGAAGCCTCTGTCATGAC gcaaCTTCGGCATAGCAACCTGGTACAGCTTCTGGGCGTGATTGTGGAAGAGAAAGGTGGGCTCTACATCGTCACTGAGTACATGGCCAAG GGGAGCCTGGTGGACTATCTGCGGTCGAGGGGTCGGTCGGTGCTGAGCGGAGACTGTCTCCTCAAGTTCTCACT AGATGTCTGCGAGGCCATGGAATACCTGGAGGGCAACAACTTCGTGCACCGGGATCTGGCTGCCCGCAACGTGCTGGTGTCTGAGGACAACGTGGCCAAGGTCAGCGACTTCGGCCTCACCAAGGAGGCCTCCAGCACCCAGGACACGGGCAAGCTGCCAGTCAAGTGGACAGCCCCGGAGGCCCTGAGAGAGAAG AAATTCTCCACCAAGTCTGACGTGTGGAGTTTCGGAATCCTTCTCTGGGAAATCTACTCCTTCGGGCGAGTGCCTTATCCAAGAATT CCCCTGAAGGACGTCGTCCCTCGGGTGGAGAAGGGCTACAAGATGGACGCCCCTGACGGCTGCCCGCCTGCGGTCTACGAGGTCATGAAGAACTGCTGGCACCTGGATGCCGCCGCGCGGCCCTCCTTCCTGCAGCTCCGGGAGCAGCTCGAGCACATCAAAACCCACGAGTTGCACCTGTGA
- the LMAN1L gene encoding LOW QUALITY PROTEIN: protein ERGIC-53-like (The sequence of the model RefSeq protein was modified relative to this genomic sequence to represent the inferred CDS: deleted 4 bases in 2 codons; substituted 2 bases at 2 genomic stop codons), with amino-acid sequence MLVVGGPLFCLLLLLLLGPQSPEGAQPPQRRFEYKLSFKGPRLALPGAGIPFWSHHGDAILGLEEVRLAPSVQNRSGAVWSRVPVLLSAWEVEVQMRVTGPGRRGAQGVAVWYTRGRGQVGSVLEGPASWDGIGILFDSSAQDTQNSTAVSVLASDGHTHYEPPGDRASGVLGSCHRDSRNLPYPFRARITYXGQRLRGSLNSGLTPNDLDEVCIDTGPLLLAPGGFFGVSAATSTLADDHDILSFLTFSLSEPGLKVMPAPFLEMEELRLARQLEGLQAKLALGPRKDAIPQPSSKVQEEGERSFGLEEMLGRHRQILQALQGLSKQLAQAERQWKKQLGSPGHARPMGAWDSAKVSALLHGQRTLLQDLQEMRDAAAHVASRAQLFYLPVGTKHHFLELAQILSLLQKDLQGPLEAATKKPRPPGQPPGALMPAPSSCLRPSIFLFFLLIQTIGFFCYVHFSRQELDKSLWDCLPIGSPLCPAPRIPGALGLLRRQPLSPSMRAXLT; translated from the exons ATGCTGGTGGTTGGTGGCCCCTTGttctgccttctcctcctcctgctcctgggcCCCCAGAGCCCTGAGGGGGCCCAGCCTCCTCAGAGAAGGTTTGAATATAAGCTCAGCTTCAAAGGACCAAGACTGGCGCTGCCTGGGGCTGGAATACCCTTCTGGAGTCATCATGGAG ATGCCATACTGGGCCTGGAAGAGGTGCGGCTGGCCCCATCCGTGCAGAACCGCAGCGGCGCCGTGTGGAGCAGGGTCCCCgtcctcctctctgcctgggaGGTGGAGGTGCAGATGAGGGTGACCGGGCCGGGGCGCCGGGGAGCCCAGGGCGTG GCCGTGTGGTACACCCGGGGCAGGGGCCAAGTAGGCTCTGTCCTGGAGGGGCCGGCCTCATGGGACGGCATCGGGATCCTCTTTGACTCCTCGGCCCAGGATACCCAG AACAGCACTGCCGTCAGCGTGCTGGCCAGCGATGGGCACACTCACTACGAGCCGCCTGG GGACAGAGCCAGCGGGGTGCTGGGCTCCTGCCACCGGGACTCCCGCAACCTGCCGTACCCCTTCAGAGCACGGATCACCTACTAGGGGCAGAGGCTGCGC GGGTCTTTGAACAGCGGCCTCACTCCCAACGACCTAGATGAGGTCTGCATTGACACGGGGCCCCTGCTTTTGGCTCCTGGAGGTTTCTTTGGGGTCTCGGCAGCCACCAGCACCCTGGCAG ATGACCATGACATCCTGTCCTTCCTGACCTTCAGTCTGAGTGAGCCGGGTCTGAAGGTGATGCCAGCCC cctttCTGGAGATGGAGGAGCTCCGGCTGGCGAGGCAGCTGGAAGGGCTTCAGGCAAAGCTGGCCCTGGGCCCCAGGAAGGATGCGATTCCACAGCCGAGCTCCAAAGTCCAGGAAGAGG GGGAAAGAAGCTTTGGCCTGGAGGAGATGCTGGGCAGACACCGCCAAATCCTGCAAGCTCTCCAGGGTCTGTCCAAACAATTGGCCCAGGCTGAGAGGCAATGGAAGAAACAGCTGGGGTCCCCAGGCCACGCCAGGCCTATGGGAGCCTGG GACTCTGCCAAGGTCAGCGCCCTGCTCCATGGACAGAGGACTCTGCTCCAGGACCTGCAAGAGATGAG gGATGCAGCTGCCCACGTGGCCTCAAGAGCCCAGCTCTTCTATCTGCCTGTGGGCACCAAGCATCATTTCTTAGAGCTGGCCCAGATCCTGAGCCTTCTGCAGAAGGACCTTCAGGGCCCACTg GAAGCAGCAACCAAGAAGCCCCGCCCACCTGGCCAACCCCCAGGGGCC CTCATGCCTGCGCCCTCCTCATGCCTGCGGCCCAGCATCTTCTTGTTCTTCCTCCTCATTCAGACTATAGGCTTCTTCTGTTACGTGCACTTCAG TAGGCAGGAGCTGGACAAGAGCCTTTGGGACTGTTTGCCCATAGGCAGC CCTCTGTGTCCTGCACCACGcatccctggggccctggggcttcTGAGGAGGCAGCCTCTCTCCCCCAGCATGCGTGCATGACTCACCTGA